Proteins encoded in a region of the Haloglomus salinum genome:
- a CDS encoding AAA family ATPase, whose amino-acid sequence MVDDIVSEIKGEFESGGSWPYEVDGHRFRTNPFAEKWPDPSLFAGYEDELRRLRENIQRNVNTFITGPFGTGKTILTKTMYEVLTEVEEYEPVFVAVQKGRFSKTMAKRILDELGEPVDSTATSTELYDDVADALERRYEDGIRTVVFYDEVINGSEGTLRQILHLQRDVENWEPVLVFNGTAHMLDQIHGRIEPLSDRIGDEITLSGLDIDGVVELVNKRLRYYCRESEWGDGDGCSHDEGDLAPFTREAIELVHQDITPYPRHIRRECNEVIEAGARAEREVLDFEFVRATLAEETSRKLEQLSGHAADVVAVLDEQGPSTANGITEALEASSYHIQEALTELEKEGLIRATEGDRGIEYKLTEQTSRELSNLTQS is encoded by the coding sequence GAGCGGGGGGAGCTGGCCGTACGAGGTGGACGGCCACCGCTTCCGGACGAACCCGTTCGCCGAGAAGTGGCCCGACCCGAGCCTGTTCGCCGGCTACGAGGACGAACTCCGGCGGCTCCGAGAGAACATCCAGCGCAACGTCAACACGTTCATCACGGGCCCGTTCGGCACGGGCAAGACCATCCTGACGAAGACGATGTACGAGGTGCTGACGGAGGTCGAGGAGTACGAGCCCGTCTTCGTCGCGGTCCAGAAGGGCCGGTTCAGCAAGACGATGGCCAAGCGCATCCTCGACGAGCTGGGCGAGCCGGTCGACTCCACGGCCACCAGCACGGAGCTGTACGACGACGTGGCCGATGCGCTGGAACGGCGCTACGAGGACGGCATCCGGACGGTCGTCTTCTACGACGAGGTCATCAACGGGAGCGAGGGCACCCTGCGGCAGATCCTCCACCTCCAGCGCGACGTGGAGAACTGGGAGCCGGTGCTCGTCTTCAACGGCACCGCCCACATGCTCGACCAGATCCACGGCCGTATCGAGCCGCTGTCGGACCGCATCGGCGACGAGATCACGCTCTCGGGCCTCGACATCGACGGCGTGGTCGAACTCGTCAACAAGCGCCTGCGCTACTACTGCCGCGAGAGCGAGTGGGGCGACGGCGACGGCTGCAGCCACGACGAGGGCGACCTCGCGCCGTTCACCCGCGAGGCCATCGAACTCGTCCACCAGGACATCACGCCGTACCCGCGCCACATCCGCCGCGAGTGCAACGAGGTCATCGAGGCCGGTGCCCGGGCCGAACGGGAGGTCCTCGACTTCGAGTTCGTCCGGGCGACACTCGCCGAGGAGACCTCGCGGAAACTGGAGCAGCTCTCGGGCCACGCCGCCGACGTGGTCGCGGTCCTCGACGAGCAGGGCCCCAGCACGGCCAACGGCATCACCGAGGCGCTCGAGGCCAGCTCCTACCACATCCAGGAGGCACTGACCGAACTGGAGAAGGAGGGCCTCATCCGCGCCACCGAGGGGGACCGCGGCATCGAGTACAAACTGACCGAACAGACCAGCCGTGAACTGTCGAACCTGACACAGAGCTAA
- a CDS encoding helix-turn-helix domain-containing protein: protein MSVPSETELRRFFDDETVAREAHRAAVATSWLSLRLLDYLYREGAASTGELARHCNLDMREVRDRLEELATAGIVADRDGEWEPTADELTVTVGRDEGVTVALAVGEPEPEEPESAESEEAVDEDGDGETGLLAGTVRRLGRLLSP from the coding sequence ATGTCCGTCCCCTCCGAGACAGAACTCCGCCGGTTCTTCGACGACGAGACGGTCGCCCGCGAGGCCCACCGGGCTGCCGTCGCCACCTCGTGGCTGAGCCTCCGGTTGCTCGATTACCTCTACCGGGAGGGCGCCGCCTCGACCGGGGAGCTGGCCCGACACTGCAACCTCGACATGCGCGAGGTCCGCGACCGGCTGGAGGAACTCGCCACGGCCGGCATCGTGGCCGACCGCGACGGCGAGTGGGAGCCGACGGCCGACGAACTCACCGTCACCGTCGGCCGCGACGAGGGCGTGACCGTCGCGCTCGCCGTCGGCGAGCCCGAACCGGAGGAGCCCGAATCGGCGGAGTCCGAGGAAGCGGTGGACGAGGACGGCGACGGCGAGACGGGCCTGCTCGCCGGGACGGTCCGGCGACTGGGTCGGCTGCTGTCGCCGTAG
- a CDS encoding alpha/beta fold hydrolase: MSVTEPLTDTDSSLLAGHDVASTYRDINDIRLHVAAAGDADAPLVVLLHGHPDFWYGWRDQIGPLVDAGFRVVVPDQRGCNLSDAPDGIDAYRLSRLVADISELIRSEGRESAHVVGHDFGGFVAWTLALRHPSMVDRLGIFNVPHPTVYRETLRSSLQQIIRSWYVWFYQLPRLPEWLLHRNGMKNMVDSLEITSNPGTFDDETIARYRAAWQHTGVEPRINWYRGFRRSERPSRTTVPQPTLLCWGEADIALLPSMAERSIDYCENGRLRMFPDASHWVHHEAPEVTEALVRHLSEPSTEV, translated from the coding sequence ATGTCAGTCACAGAACCCCTCACCGACACCGATTCGTCGTTACTAGCCGGTCACGATGTAGCATCCACCTATCGTGACATCAACGACATCCGGTTGCATGTCGCGGCCGCAGGCGATGCCGACGCACCGCTGGTCGTCCTGCTGCATGGACATCCCGATTTCTGGTACGGGTGGCGCGACCAGATCGGACCGCTCGTCGACGCCGGCTTCCGTGTGGTCGTCCCGGACCAGCGCGGCTGTAATCTGAGCGACGCCCCCGACGGCATCGATGCGTATCGGCTCTCACGACTCGTCGCAGACATCTCCGAATTGATTCGGAGCGAGGGGCGGGAATCGGCCCACGTCGTCGGGCACGACTTCGGCGGCTTCGTCGCCTGGACCCTCGCCCTCCGCCACCCGTCGATGGTCGACCGGCTCGGAATCTTCAACGTCCCACATCCGACGGTGTATCGGGAGACATTGCGGTCGAGTCTCCAGCAGATCATCCGGAGCTGGTACGTCTGGTTCTATCAACTGCCGAGGCTCCCCGAATGGCTACTGCACCGGAACGGGATGAAGAACATGGTCGACTCCCTCGAGATAACGTCGAACCCCGGCACGTTCGACGACGAGACGATTGCCCGCTACAGGGCTGCCTGGCAGCACACGGGCGTCGAACCCCGCATAAACTGGTATCGTGGGTTCCGTCGGTCGGAGCGTCCATCACGAACCACCGTTCCCCAGCCGACGCTGCTCTGCTGGGGCGAAGCGGACATCGCACTCCTCCCTTCGATGGCCGAACGGAGTATCGACTACTGTGAGAACGGCCGCCTGCGGATGTTCCCTGACGCTTCACACTGGGTACACCACGAAGCTCCCGAGGTAACCGAGGCGCTGGTCCGTCATCTGTCCGAACCGTCCACAGAGGTCTAG
- a CDS encoding helix-turn-helix domain-containing protein, whose protein sequence is MRYLTVLVRPDGDGAFHPLGGALTDDPSIQRRAIHYVELLADDTVLLFAEASGSQERYREIMEESPHVISYLTAGADRWMAVSQFEPTETVRRALELQRESLLVIDTPIRFTSEDHLKVTYLGTDEIFRSIYEYVEGMEHMSVDILETGDYEADGLSFSRMITSRQEEILETAVDLGYYSEPRQASLEDISDVVGITPGTVGEHLRKVEERVFGEIVH, encoded by the coding sequence ATGCGGTATCTGACGGTGCTGGTCAGACCAGACGGCGACGGTGCATTCCATCCGCTCGGTGGGGCGTTGACGGATGACCCGTCCATCCAGCGGAGAGCCATTCACTACGTCGAACTTCTCGCCGACGACACCGTGCTGCTGTTCGCCGAGGCAAGCGGTAGCCAGGAACGGTACCGGGAGATCATGGAGGAGTCCCCACACGTGATCAGTTACCTCACCGCCGGAGCGGACCGCTGGATGGCGGTGAGCCAGTTCGAGCCGACGGAAACGGTCCGTCGCGCGCTAGAACTGCAGCGGGAGTCACTGCTGGTGATCGATACACCGATACGCTTCACCTCCGAGGATCATCTCAAGGTAACGTATCTGGGAACCGACGAGATATTCCGGAGTATATACGAATATGTCGAAGGAATGGAACATATGTCGGTGGATATCCTCGAAACGGGCGATTACGAGGCCGACGGATTATCGTTCAGCAGGATGATCACCTCCCGGCAGGAAGAGATACTCGAGACAGCAGTCGACCTGGGGTACTACAGTGAACCTCGGCAAGCATCGCTCGAGGACATCAGCGACGTCGTCGGGATTACGCCCGGAACGGTCGGAGAGCACCTTCGGAAGGTCGAAGAGCGCGTGTTCGGCGAGATCGTCCATTGA
- a CDS encoding NADH-quinone oxidoreductase subunit D has protein sequence MQQQQRPTTDRLADEAVTALPDDAIVSDESHENAPAVVIRGDRVRSVLSALRSEAGLDHCSCVTAQEYEDRFETVYHLTSYDDRTRELSVVVPTRKDGPVSESAAPVYRTAEWHEREAYDLVGIEYEGHPDLRRILLPETWQGHPLRTDYDQSQSQVVTLREHANPIQDDSREGDTMFLNIGPHHPSTHGVLHLEVVLDGEQVADVEPDIGYIHRCEEQMCQQGTYRHQIMPYPDRWDWGGAGLLNEWAYARVIEDLAGIEVPEYAQVIRTMSAELSRILSHLLFVAMYALDVSGEFTASFMYGFRDRDVVQNLLEDLTGQRLMFNYFRVGGVAWDIPQPRAEFFEDVRAFTDDLPRKLGEYHDLLTSNEAFQIRTVDTGELPPEVAKQYGVTGPVARGSGIDYDLRRDDPYGYYDRLEWDVVTEDGCDNFARVLVRLREIEESAAIVDQCIDRLADWPEAERTCQANVPRTLKPAGECYRAVEGAKGELGIYIRADGTETPARFKIRGPSFSNLSALPAMAEGEFVPDLVATLGSLDTIMGEVDR, from the coding sequence ATGCAACAGCAGCAACGCCCGACTACTGACCGACTCGCGGACGAGGCGGTCACAGCCCTCCCCGACGACGCCATCGTCAGCGATGAATCACACGAGAACGCCCCTGCAGTCGTAATCCGTGGCGACCGGGTCCGCAGCGTCCTCTCGGCGCTTCGCTCGGAGGCAGGACTCGACCACTGCTCGTGTGTGACCGCGCAGGAGTACGAGGACCGCTTCGAGACGGTGTATCACCTCACCAGCTACGACGACCGGACGCGCGAGCTGTCGGTCGTCGTCCCGACCCGGAAGGACGGCCCGGTCAGCGAGTCGGCCGCACCGGTCTACCGGACGGCCGAGTGGCACGAGCGGGAGGCCTACGACCTCGTCGGCATCGAGTACGAGGGACATCCGGACCTGCGGCGCATCCTGCTCCCGGAGACGTGGCAGGGGCATCCGCTCCGGACGGACTACGACCAGAGTCAGTCGCAGGTCGTGACGCTGCGCGAGCACGCCAATCCCATCCAGGACGACAGTCGGGAGGGTGACACGATGTTCCTCAACATCGGACCACACCATCCCTCGACCCACGGCGTGCTCCATCTGGAGGTGGTTCTGGACGGCGAACAGGTGGCCGATGTCGAACCGGATATCGGCTACATCCATCGGTGTGAGGAGCAGATGTGCCAGCAGGGCACCTACCGCCACCAGATCATGCCGTACCCCGACCGCTGGGACTGGGGCGGCGCAGGTCTGCTCAACGAGTGGGCCTACGCCCGCGTCATCGAGGACCTGGCCGGTATCGAGGTCCCCGAGTACGCACAGGTCATCCGGACGATGAGCGCCGAGCTGTCGCGCATCCTCTCGCACCTGCTGTTCGTCGCGATGTACGCGCTGGACGTCAGCGGGGAGTTCACCGCGAGCTTCATGTACGGCTTCCGGGACCGGGATGTCGTCCAGAACCTCCTCGAGGACCTGACCGGCCAGCGGCTCATGTTCAACTACTTCCGGGTCGGCGGCGTCGCCTGGGACATCCCCCAGCCCCGGGCGGAGTTCTTCGAGGACGTACGCGCCTTCACCGACGACCTGCCGCGCAAGCTCGGCGAGTACCACGACCTGCTGACGAGCAACGAGGCCTTCCAGATCCGCACCGTCGACACCGGCGAGCTGCCGCCGGAGGTCGCGAAACAGTACGGTGTCACCGGCCCGGTCGCTCGCGGCTCCGGCATCGATTACGACCTCCGGCGGGACGACCCGTACGGCTACTACGACCGCCTCGAGTGGGACGTCGTCACCGAGGACGGCTGTGACAACTTCGCCCGCGTTCTCGTGCGGCTCCGGGAGATCGAGGAGTCTGCCGCCATCGTCGACCAGTGCATCGACCGCCTCGCGGACTGGCCGGAAGCGGAGCGCACCTGCCAGGCCAACGTTCCGCGGACGCTGAAGCCCGCCGGCGAGTGCTACAGGGCCGTCGAAGGTGCCAAGGGCGAACTCGGAATCTACATCCGCGCCGACGGTACCGAGACCCCGGCACGGTTCAAGATCCGCGGGCCGTCGTTCTCGAACCTGTCGGCGCTGCCGGCGATGGCCGAGGGCGAGTTCGTCCCCGACCTCGTTGCGACCCTCGGGAGTCTCGACACGATCATGGGGGAGGTGGATCGCTGA
- a CDS encoding DUF7562 family protein: protein MTTSTLWTDDSDQQVTCIACGDTVDREDAREYDKHGDRWSREGKAFEYLCKPCHRECCHQNRDGLEETLVAAGAGRTDRKTFLERYCEFATEDTEPGTTES from the coding sequence ATGACCACCTCGACGCTGTGGACCGATGACTCCGACCAGCAGGTGACCTGCATCGCCTGTGGCGACACGGTCGACCGCGAGGATGCCCGCGAGTACGACAAACACGGCGATCGCTGGAGCCGCGAGGGCAAGGCGTTCGAGTACCTCTGCAAGCCCTGCCACCGCGAGTGCTGTCATCAGAACCGCGACGGACTCGAGGAGACGCTCGTGGCAGCCGGCGCCGGGCGGACCGACCGCAAGACGTTCCTCGAACGGTACTGCGAGTTCGCGACCGAGGATACGGAACCGGGCACGACGGAATCGTAG
- a CDS encoding class I SAM-dependent methyltransferase: MTSTDHAERTRAHREEQRPDSDPASDRSMSVSEIRTSYAEFADGIRRLEWLDRLITGRYRRHRFGDVDGEVLDVACGAGTNFRYLPETVELVGIDISPEMLAAAEAQLADLGREGTLREMDAQDLSFPADSFDAVVSALSTCTFPDPVAALQEMERVCKPDGTIRLVEHGRSDLGPLARFQEWRADAHYAKMGCRWTQDPREVVEAAGLSVDDTATGLFGTITTFEISPAPSGDR, encoded by the coding sequence ATGACATCGACAGACCACGCGGAACGGACACGAGCCCATCGAGAGGAGCAACGACCCGACAGCGACCCGGCATCTGACCGCTCGATGTCGGTGTCGGAGATCAGAACGTCGTACGCCGAGTTCGCGGACGGGATACGTCGGCTCGAATGGCTCGACCGGCTCATCACCGGTCGCTACCGGCGCCACCGGTTCGGCGACGTGGACGGCGAGGTGCTGGATGTCGCCTGTGGCGCCGGGACGAACTTCCGGTATCTGCCCGAGACGGTCGAGCTCGTCGGCATCGACATCAGTCCGGAGATGCTGGCGGCGGCCGAGGCACAGCTCGCCGACCTCGGGAGAGAGGGGACCCTCCGGGAGATGGACGCACAGGACCTCTCGTTCCCGGCCGACAGTTTCGACGCGGTCGTCTCCGCACTCTCGACGTGCACGTTCCCGGACCCGGTCGCCGCACTGCAGGAGATGGAGCGGGTCTGCAAGCCGGACGGGACGATCCGGCTCGTCGAACACGGCCGGAGTGACCTGGGGCCGCTCGCCCGGTTCCAGGAGTGGCGCGCCGACGCCCACTACGCGAAGATGGGCTGTCGCTGGACCCAGGACCCGCGCGAGGTCGTCGAAGCGGCAGGCCTCTCGGTCGACGATACGGCGACCGGGCTGTTCGGGACCATCACCACCTTCGAGATATCCCCGGCCCCGAGTGGCGACCGATGA
- a CDS encoding amidohydrolase family protein, with amino-acid sequence MTDLLIHDAIVVTVNHGNQILERGSIRVTDGTISSVEPTEPADRAAAAEHVIDASGKVVIPGLIDAHRHTDFALVQGLFSELDGDELLKEAFALYHTAEPTLGDSFFDAAWRLACLRQLTHGVTTVNAMDFTPELGAEAIGESGLRGVIGPELADFLDPASADEQLTAARRFIETHHDTYDGRVTASIAPGGEAGCSRELWEGVAELRADYPDLRLHTHLYDAAEGDTMAAGSGADDPLDLLDRYGLLDERTLLTHLLHADRGDARRVAESGAHVLHCPTVYSYFRAGARAWFPLPALREFGANVVIGLDDPFWFDSWDLIQEAKHARLLSNFEYGAQQWSSYELLRMLTIDAARALGLDDQVGSLEPGKRADLVVVDIDTPRHRPYSNLPSVLMNTVTAGDIETVVVDGEVLMQERSVESMDVERVHAAATRERDRLQARTGWETSLAGSTPPDRSILRRVSARPLLRAVKQYGRGVVNRHLW; translated from the coding sequence ATGACCGACCTCCTGATTCACGATGCGATCGTCGTCACGGTGAATCACGGGAACCAGATCCTGGAGCGCGGCTCTATCCGGGTGACGGACGGAACCATCTCGTCGGTCGAACCGACCGAGCCTGCGGATCGAGCCGCGGCCGCGGAGCACGTGATCGATGCCAGTGGCAAGGTCGTGATCCCCGGGCTCATCGACGCCCACCGCCACACCGATTTCGCGCTCGTCCAGGGCCTGTTCAGTGAACTCGACGGTGATGAACTGCTCAAAGAGGCCTTCGCGTTGTACCACACCGCCGAACCGACGCTGGGAGACTCGTTCTTCGACGCCGCGTGGCGGCTCGCCTGCCTGCGCCAACTCACACACGGGGTCACGACGGTCAACGCGATGGATTTCACGCCGGAACTCGGAGCGGAAGCGATCGGCGAGAGCGGATTACGCGGCGTGATCGGACCGGAGCTCGCGGACTTTCTCGACCCGGCGTCCGCGGACGAACAGCTCACAGCTGCCCGGCGGTTCATCGAAACTCATCACGATACCTACGACGGGCGTGTCACCGCGAGTATCGCGCCGGGTGGCGAAGCCGGCTGTTCGCGCGAACTCTGGGAGGGAGTGGCCGAACTCCGGGCCGACTATCCCGACCTGCGGCTCCACACCCATCTGTACGACGCTGCCGAGGGCGACACGATGGCTGCGGGGAGCGGTGCTGACGACCCGCTCGACCTACTCGACCGGTACGGCCTCCTCGATGAGCGAACACTGCTGACCCATCTGCTGCATGCCGACCGTGGCGACGCGCGGCGGGTCGCCGAGTCCGGCGCACACGTGCTTCACTGCCCGACCGTGTACAGTTACTTCCGGGCTGGAGCGCGAGCCTGGTTCCCGCTCCCGGCGCTCCGGGAGTTCGGCGCGAACGTCGTCATCGGCCTGGACGACCCGTTCTGGTTCGATTCCTGGGACCTCATCCAGGAAGCCAAGCACGCTCGACTGTTGTCGAACTTCGAATACGGGGCCCAGCAATGGTCCTCGTACGAACTGCTCAGGATGCTCACCATCGATGCCGCACGCGCACTCGGGCTCGACGACCAGGTCGGGAGTCTCGAACCCGGGAAGCGCGCCGATCTCGTCGTCGTCGATATCGATACCCCGCGCCACCGGCCGTACAGCAATCTCCCCTCCGTGCTGATGAATACCGTCACCGCGGGAGATATCGAGACGGTCGTCGTCGACGGCGAGGTTCTCATGCAGGAGCGGTCGGTCGAATCGATGGATGTCGAGCGCGTTCACGCAGCCGCAACCCGAGAACGCGACCGGCTCCAGGCGCGTACCGGCTGGGAAACGTCCCTCGCGGGCAGTACGCCGCCGGACAGGTCCATACTCCGGCGTGTGTCCGCACGACCCCTGCTGAGAGCGGTGAAGCAGTACGGACGGGGGGTCGTCAATCGACATCTGTGGTGA
- a CDS encoding DUF3592 domain-containing protein: MEINGPSGPFGIALALLVGLGAMGYGVYDYTQQTSALESATTVNATIVSTGVETNQQRRGTSYSPQATFDYSYEGTNYTASNVYPGEIPRTFNSEGAARAQLEGYEQGATVTAYVPRDDPGDAFLRHESSNTPFLVIGFGLLFVLGTVYSAFRE; this comes from the coding sequence ATGGAGATCAACGGCCCATCGGGACCGTTCGGCATCGCACTCGCCCTCCTCGTCGGCCTGGGGGCGATGGGGTACGGCGTCTACGACTACACCCAGCAGACGTCGGCGCTGGAGTCCGCGACGACGGTGAACGCCACCATCGTCTCCACCGGCGTCGAGACGAACCAGCAACGGCGCGGGACGAGTTACAGCCCGCAGGCGACGTTCGACTACAGCTACGAGGGGACGAACTACACCGCCTCGAACGTGTATCCGGGGGAGATTCCGCGGACGTTCAACAGCGAGGGGGCCGCCAGGGCGCAGTTGGAGGGGTACGAACAGGGCGCCACCGTGACGGCCTACGTCCCCCGTGACGACCCCGGTGACGCGTTCCTCCGACACGAGAGCAGCAACACGCCGTTCCTCGTCATCGGGTTCGGTCTCCTGTTCGTCCTCGGGACGGTGTACTCGGCGTTCCGGGAGTAG
- the mutS gene encoding DNA mismatch repair protein MutS, with the protein MTDSPDEDWFGTGEPTEASGIVGEYVALRREAEADVLAMQMGDFYEFFGEDAELVGRELDLKVSQRSSGGENYSMAGVPVDDLAPYLKALVERGYRVAVADQHPVDDGHERRVDRVVTPGTLLDPSGDDAQYLATLVRGESGSEPTVGLAFLDVTTGRFHATAVSGPEAESRALTECYRFAPTEVLPGPDARNDDALLERLRESLGADGGETRLTLHDAEAFAPGRAKHTLREQFGDGAADSVGLDSEPAIQAAGAALAYVAETGAGALASVSRIQAYTPDDHVSLDATTQRNLELTEPMTGNGRSLFDTLDHTETSAGRRLLKEWLGRPRRDRAELERRQGAVAALAADAMARDRLRERLDGTYDLERLASRTASGSAGPDALLRVRETLAELPTLVDAVESSPRLADSPVADLFADLDGESAAEVREELEAALADDPPKSLTAGGLIRPSYDEELAELVERHDEAAEWLDTLADREKREYGLTHLSVGRNKTDGYYIQVGKSESDDVPEHYEAIKTLKNSERFVTEELEEREREIMRLEEQRGDLEAEVFRELREWVGGEADLLQAVGRAFAELDTLCALAEHAVRNDWTQPELTDEDVLDLQAARHPVVEQSVEFVPNDLRLDRDRRFLLVTGPNMSGKSTYMRQAALVTLLAQVGSFVPAREARVGLVDGVYTRVGALDELAQGRSTFMVEMQELSNILHNATEDSLVILDEVGRGTATYDGISIAWAATEYLHNEVRAKTLFATHYHELTSLAEHLPRVENVHVAAERDGVSASEASGGSPDSSGGDVTFLRTVRDGATDRSYGVHVADLAGVPAPVVERSRDVLDRLREEKAIEAKGSGSETSPDETVQAVFDLDGGEFTDGATADGGSDPEALDPTTESVLEELQGVDVEDTSPVELLSRVQEWQRRLDD; encoded by the coding sequence ATGACCGACTCGCCCGACGAGGACTGGTTCGGCACCGGCGAACCGACGGAGGCGTCGGGTATCGTCGGCGAGTACGTCGCACTCCGGCGGGAGGCCGAGGCGGACGTGCTGGCGATGCAGATGGGGGATTTCTACGAATTTTTCGGCGAGGACGCCGAACTCGTCGGCCGAGAGCTCGACCTGAAGGTGAGCCAGCGCTCGTCGGGCGGCGAGAACTACTCGATGGCCGGCGTCCCCGTCGACGACCTCGCGCCGTACCTGAAGGCGCTGGTCGAGCGGGGGTATCGGGTGGCGGTGGCCGACCAGCATCCCGTCGACGACGGTCACGAGCGCCGGGTCGACCGGGTCGTCACGCCCGGGACGCTGCTGGACCCCTCCGGCGACGACGCCCAGTACCTCGCGACGCTCGTCCGGGGCGAGAGCGGGTCCGAGCCGACCGTCGGGCTGGCCTTCCTCGACGTGACGACGGGCCGGTTCCACGCGACCGCCGTCTCCGGACCCGAAGCGGAATCACGCGCCCTGACCGAGTGCTACCGGTTCGCGCCGACCGAGGTGCTCCCGGGCCCCGACGCGCGCAACGACGACGCACTGCTCGAACGCCTGCGCGAGTCGCTCGGCGCCGACGGCGGCGAGACACGCCTCACGCTCCACGACGCCGAGGCGTTCGCCCCCGGCCGCGCGAAGCACACCCTCCGCGAGCAGTTCGGCGACGGCGCGGCCGACAGCGTCGGCCTGGACTCGGAGCCCGCGATACAGGCCGCGGGCGCCGCGCTCGCGTACGTCGCGGAGACGGGCGCCGGCGCGCTCGCCTCCGTCTCGCGCATCCAGGCGTACACGCCCGACGACCACGTCTCCCTGGACGCGACGACCCAGCGCAACCTCGAACTCACCGAGCCGATGACCGGCAACGGCCGGTCGCTGTTCGACACGCTCGACCACACGGAGACCAGCGCGGGCCGGCGGCTGCTGAAGGAGTGGCTCGGTCGGCCCCGCCGGGACCGTGCCGAGCTGGAACGAAGGCAGGGTGCGGTGGCGGCGCTCGCCGCCGACGCGATGGCCCGCGACCGCCTGCGCGAGCGGCTCGACGGAACCTACGACCTCGAACGGCTGGCCTCGCGGACCGCCTCGGGCAGTGCGGGCCCGGACGCGCTGTTGCGGGTGCGCGAGACGCTCGCCGAGTTGCCGACGCTGGTCGACGCGGTCGAATCCTCGCCCCGCCTGGCCGACTCGCCCGTCGCCGACCTGTTCGCCGACCTCGACGGCGAATCGGCCGCCGAGGTCCGGGAGGAACTGGAGGCCGCGCTCGCCGACGACCCGCCCAAATCGCTGACCGCGGGCGGTCTGATTCGCCCCTCGTACGACGAGGAACTGGCCGAACTCGTCGAGCGCCACGACGAGGCCGCCGAGTGGCTCGACACGCTCGCCGACCGCGAGAAGCGCGAGTACGGGCTCACCCACCTCTCCGTCGGCCGCAACAAGACGGACGGCTACTACATCCAGGTCGGGAAATCGGAGAGCGACGACGTGCCGGAGCACTACGAGGCCATCAAGACGCTGAAGAACTCGGAACGGTTCGTCACCGAGGAACTGGAGGAGCGCGAGCGCGAGATAATGCGCCTGGAGGAGCAGCGCGGCGACCTCGAGGCCGAGGTCTTCCGCGAGTTGCGCGAGTGGGTCGGTGGCGAGGCCGACCTCCTGCAGGCGGTGGGTCGGGCGTTCGCGGAACTGGACACGCTCTGTGCGCTCGCCGAGCACGCCGTGCGCAACGACTGGACGCAGCCCGAGTTGACCGACGAGGACGTGCTCGACCTGCAAGCGGCCCGCCATCCCGTCGTCGAGCAGTCCGTCGAGTTCGTCCCCAACGACCTCCGGCTGGACCGCGACCGGCGCTTCCTGCTCGTGACGGGGCCGAACATGAGCGGCAAATCGACGTACATGCGCCAGGCCGCGCTGGTGACGCTGCTCGCGCAGGTCGGTTCGTTCGTGCCCGCCCGCGAGGCGCGCGTGGGGCTCGTGGATGGGGTCTACACGAGAGTGGGGGCGCTCGACGAACTCGCGCAGGGTCGCTCGACGTTCATGGTCGAGATGCAGGAGTTGAGCAACATCCTGCACAACGCGACCGAGGACTCGCTCGTCATCCTGGACGAGGTCGGGCGCGGGACGGCGACGTACGACGGCATCTCCATCGCGTGGGCCGCGACGGAGTACCTCCACAACGAGGTCCGCGCCAAGACGCTGTTCGCGACCCACTACCACGAACTCACGAGTCTGGCCGAGCACCTTCCCCGCGTCGAGAACGTCCACGTGGCCGCGGAGCGCGACGGCGTCTCCGCGAGCGAAGCGAGCGGAGGCTCGCCGGACTCGTCCGGCGGTGACGTGACGTTCCTCCGGACGGTGCGCGACGGCGCGACCGACCGCTCCTACGGCGTCCACGTCGCGGACCTCGCGGGCGTGCCGGCGCCCGTGGTCGAGCGCTCGCGCGACGTGCTGGACCGGCTCCGCGAGGAGAAGGCCATCGAGGCGAAGGGGTCGGGGTCTGAGACGAGCCCCGACGAGACCGTCCAGGCCGTCTTCGACCTCGACGGCGGGGAGTTCACCGACGGTGCGACCGCGGATGGCGGAAGCGACCCCGAGGCGCTCGACCCGACGACCGAATCCGTGCTGGAGGAGCTACAGGGCGTCGATGTCGAGGATACGTCTCCCGTGGAGTTGCTCTCGCGGGTGCAGGAGTGGCAGCGCCGACTGGATGACTGA